The following proteins come from a genomic window of Acidobacteriota bacterium:
- a CDS encoding VCBS repeat-containing protein has product VNRDGLLDLAVTNFNSGSVTLLLGDGAGGIASQTNFFVGNGPRSIVVTDFNRDGKPDLAVALAGENRVAIYLGL; this is encoded by the coding sequence ACGTGAATCGTGACGGGCTATTGGATCTTGCGGTTACGAATTTCAACTCAGGCTCGGTGACGCTGCTTCTGGGTGACGGAGCGGGCGGCATTGCGTCTCAGACGAATTTCTTCGTTGGAAATGGCCCGCGTTCTATCGTCGTGACCGACTTCAACAGGGATGGCAAACCAGATCTGGCGGTGGCACTGGCGGGCGAGAACAGAGTCGCGATCTATCTGGGCCTTTGA